One genomic segment of Natrialbaceae archaeon AArc-T1-2 includes these proteins:
- the hjc gene encoding Holliday junction resolvase Hjc yields MSQAKGDRRERELVNKLDEAGFAVMRAPASGSATDRELPDVLAGDGETFYAIEAKSSSGKPIYLDGEEVEALVYFSRNFGAKPRVGVRFDREDWYFFHPGDLHRTDGGNYRVKRETALAEGTDFPEFVGRSEKVTLAEVGEDEPDHDPAVLDVLTAVSQGDLAVGEAAAMLETR; encoded by the coding sequence ATGTCCCAGGCGAAGGGCGACCGCCGCGAACGCGAACTCGTCAACAAACTCGACGAGGCCGGCTTCGCGGTGATGCGTGCGCCCGCGAGTGGTTCCGCGACCGATCGGGAGCTCCCGGACGTACTGGCCGGCGACGGCGAGACCTTCTATGCGATCGAGGCAAAATCGAGTTCCGGCAAGCCGATCTACCTCGACGGTGAGGAAGTCGAGGCGCTCGTCTACTTCAGCCGGAACTTCGGCGCGAAACCGCGTGTCGGCGTCCGGTTCGACCGCGAGGACTGGTACTTCTTCCATCCCGGCGACCTCCACCGAACCGACGGCGGTAACTACCGCGTCAAACGCGAGACGGCACTCGCCGAGGGCACCGACTTCCCCGAGTTCGTCGGCCGATCGGAGAAAGTTACCCTGGCAGAGGTCGGCGAAGACGAGCCCGACCACGACCCCGCCGTGTTGGACGTGCTCACCGCCGTCTCACAGGGCGATCTCGCCGTCGGGGAGGCTGCGGCGATGCTCGAGACGCGATAG